One genomic segment of Ignavibacteriota bacterium includes these proteins:
- a CDS encoding SIR2 family protein yields the protein MSENTSIFISEIKAIYSEKRLVPFIGAGFSKPLGLPSWKELIDEIALELGFRKELFYLHGTLQQLAEYLKITNRKKYDEFKMKMYKEFETTEIVERRKSSITHKALANLDLNLIYTTNYDSHIEGCLMDNCKNPVIKASLDDFIDKKNSGNCEVIKFHGTLNQTDSIVLTESEYFERMSLDSPVDQKLRADILSNSFLFMGYSFQDPNIRYIWYKLYSLLLAKGKYQKKLRPSYFVSFGAGHVQPSLLEQWNINVIELDPSNILESLAEFLNKIKE from the coding sequence ATGAGTGAAAATACTTCAATTTTTATCTCTGAAATTAAAGCAATATATAGTGAAAAGAGACTCGTGCCATTTATTGGTGCAGGTTTTTCAAAACCTTTAGGCTTACCCTCATGGAAAGAGTTGATTGATGAAATCGCCCTAGAGCTGGGTTTTAGAAAAGAACTTTTTTATTTACATGGAACACTGCAACAATTGGCTGAATATTTAAAAATAACAAATAGAAAAAAGTATGATGAATTTAAAATGAAGATGTACAAAGAATTTGAAACAACTGAAATTGTTGAAAGACGTAAATCTTCAATAACTCATAAAGCACTTGCAAATTTAGACTTAAATTTGATTTACACCACAAATTATGATAGTCATATTGAAGGTTGCTTAATGGATAACTGTAAAAATCCAGTTATAAAAGCTTCTCTTGATGATTTTATTGATAAAAAAAATAGTGGAAATTGTGAAGTAATTAAATTTCATGGTACGCTTAATCAAACAGATTCTATTGTTTTAACTGAAAGCGAATATTTTGAACGTATGTCTCTTGATTCTCCTGTCGATCAAAAATTGAGAGCTGACATTCTAAGTAATAGTTTTCTTTTTATGGGCTATAGTTTTCAAGATCCAAATATTAGATATATCTGGTACAAGCTTTATTCATTATTACTTGCAAAGGGAAAATATCAAAAAAAATTGAGGCCTTCATATTTTGTTTCGTTCGGTGCAGGTCATGTACAGCCAAGTTTATTAGAACAATGGAATATAAACGTAATTGAACTTGATCCTTCAAATATTCTTGAGAGTTTAGCTGAATTTTTGAATAAAATAAAAGAGTAA
- a CDS encoding Dam family site-specific DNA-(adenine-N6)-methyltransferase, whose translation MNHKQQIRPFLRWVGGKAKFINTLLNFVPPKDQYDKYFEPFLGAGSLFFSLNPKKAVLSDVNSHLINCYLYIREQPELVHKYLSSLAKKTSKSFYYIQRDEYNKSLPSAKQAARFLYLNKTSYNGIFRVNKIGKFNVPYGYIAYPVLPSLNDLRNISVSLYRKNIIAQDYSQIYKQVKENDFIYLDPPYPPLNGTSFFTHYTIDRFSYRDQEKLNEFANKLSLKNCYIMISNADTPKIRELYYNWNIFELEKTRFVSCKTERKKVKELIITNYFPG comes from the coding sequence ATGAACCATAAACAACAAATAAGACCTTTCTTAAGATGGGTCGGTGGTAAAGCAAAGTTTATAAATACACTTTTAAATTTTGTACCTCCAAAAGATCAATACGATAAATACTTCGAACCATTTTTGGGTGCAGGTTCTCTTTTTTTTTCTTTAAATCCAAAGAAAGCTGTACTCTCTGATGTTAATTCTCATCTAATAAATTGTTATTTATACATTCGAGAACAACCTGAATTAGTACATAAATATTTGTCGTCATTAGCTAAAAAAACATCAAAATCATTTTACTATATACAAAGAGATGAATACAACAAATCTTTGCCTTCCGCAAAACAAGCAGCAAGATTTTTATATTTAAATAAAACTTCATATAATGGTATTTTTAGAGTAAATAAAATTGGAAAGTTTAATGTACCCTATGGTTATATTGCATATCCAGTATTGCCTTCTTTAAATGATTTAAGAAATATTAGTGTATCTTTATATAGGAAAAATATTATTGCACAAGATTATTCACAGATTTATAAGCAGGTTAAAGAAAATGATTTTATTTATTTAGATCCCCCCTATCCACCTTTAAATGGGACTTCATTTTTTACACATTATACAATAGATAGATTTTCGTATAGGGATCAGGAAAAACTAAATGAATTTGCAAATAAGTTGTCATTAAAGAATTGTTACATTATGATCAGTAATGCTGATACTCCTAAAATTCGCGAATTATATTATAATTGGAATATTTTTGAATTAGAAAAGACTCGTTTTGTTAGCTGTAAAACAGAACGTAAAAAAGTAAAAGAATTGATTATAACAAACTACTTTCCAGGTTAA
- the yjjX gene encoding inosine/xanthosine triphosphatase produces the protein MKILVGSKNPVKINAVKETFSLYFEDIEVVGISVPSNVPDQPINDETYFGAQNRALALQKINSDQNLNADFFVGIEGGIQQTFGKWFAFGCMCVIHKSGKTSFGTSAHFELPEIVTNQLLQRKELGHVMEKIMKQENTKQKGGAISYFTNGRMDRKELYIPGLISALIPYINSKMYFNLESSLL, from the coding sequence ATGAAAATTCTCGTCGGTTCAAAAAATCCGGTAAAAATAAATGCGGTAAAAGAAACATTCTCATTATATTTTGAAGATATTGAAGTTGTGGGAATTTCAGTTCCTTCAAATGTTCCGGATCAGCCTATAAACGATGAAACATATTTTGGTGCGCAGAATAGAGCTTTGGCTTTACAAAAAATTAATTCCGATCAAAATCTTAATGCAGATTTTTTTGTTGGAATTGAAGGTGGAATTCAACAAACATTTGGTAAATGGTTTGCATTTGGTTGCATGTGTGTAATTCATAAAAGTGGAAAAACTTCTTTTGGGACTTCCGCTCATTTTGAATTGCCGGAAATTGTGACAAATCAATTATTGCAAAGAAAAGAACTTGGTCACGTAATGGAGAAAATTATGAAACAAGAAAATACAAAACAAAAAGGCGGAGCAATTTCATATTTTACAAACGGAAGGATGGATAGAAAAGAATTATATATTCCCGGTTTAATTAGTGCTTTAATACCTTATATAAATTCAAAAATGTACTTTAACCTGGAAAGTAGTTTGTTATAA
- a CDS encoding GNAT family N-acetyltransferase, which translates to MKTIVREYQQNEFLISTDSTKLQIDVIHDFLKHSYWAKNIPISIVKNSIENSFCFGVYLQQNQIGFARLITDFSTFAYLADVFILDEFRGKGLSKWLMKTIIEFPEIQGLRGWMLKTSDAHGLYAKFGFTSPKFPEKIMELSQLPNGYSN; encoded by the coding sequence ATGAAAACAATTGTTCGGGAATATCAGCAAAATGAATTTTTAATTTCAACTGATTCAACAAAATTACAAATCGATGTAATTCATGATTTTTTAAAACATTCTTATTGGGCTAAAAATATTCCCATTTCCATAGTAAAAAATTCGATTGAAAATTCTTTCTGTTTCGGAGTTTATCTTCAGCAAAATCAAATTGGTTTTGCAAGATTAATTACAGACTTTTCAACTTTCGCATATTTAGCCGATGTTTTTATTCTTGATGAATTTAGAGGAAAGGGATTATCAAAATGGCTGATGAAAACTATTATTGAATTTCCCGAAATTCAAGGATTACGAGGTTGGATGCTTAAAACTTCAGATGCGCATGGACTTTATGCAAAGTTTGGATTTACTTCACCAAAATTTCCGGAGAAAATTATGGAACTTTCCCAATTACCAAATGGTTACTCAAATTAA
- a CDS encoding S8 family serine peptidase encodes MKKIFQIIYFINLIQIFGNTNIIEKDNEIYFSDRIILKFKESSSLYKISNSVIQKFQESELTQTFKLSKGNNSSSKILQNIFTLKFKSPFDINFVLKEISSLPEIEWAEPHYLSKIDFTPNDPSFQTSQHYLNVIKAQEAWDVNTGSEEIIIAIVDTGVDWEHPDLSANIWNNMDEIDNNGIDDDGNGFIDDIHGWDFGGVEGTSDNNPKEDRADHGTLVAGLASAVSNNEIGIASIGFKSKLLAVKTAQDNIRSESGLALVAYGYEGIIYAADNGAKIINCSWGSNNFSNAAQAVIDYAVSKGALVVAAAGNDNNDAGFYPANYNGVLSVAGTDNSDIKASWSNYGTKVDVCAPGVNVYSTWQDDPFYISADGTSLSSPITAGLAALVANQFPTYTPLQIAEQIRVNCDNIDNLNLLYNFQLGAGRINAYKSLTNTNSKSVRISNLNFSEIGDGDGIYESGETINISPTFTNYLTSLVSLNVNLETDNSNIQLLKSGGNIGSIATLQSTQTENDFFSININSVAAENIDINLKLTYTENNYEDFEWITISINPTYEIQTSENLSITFTSNGSIGFDDYPTNLKGNGLRYKDGPNVIFESSLIYGTSSNSIVSSARNSDGDKDLDFSIITPIKVNVNSDISEKEGYAVFNDVVAQPKSLGIETEFYTYSFSEVNSDFMFVRYTLFNKTNEEINNFYIGQYWDFDIDDTSYDDDMIAYDSTNNFGYVFDDNADPVSTHIGLAILSDGRKNFFAMNDKGTNNPTISWDGFTDEEKWTSLTNGIKYSSTGPNDISLVISTGPFNLQPNVKHNFDFLIAAGDDLTKLTQTVISAKQKYGEVLTSIDFTEETVPDKLELFQNYPNPFNPTTIIKYSIPKNEKRETSNIKLMVYDVLGKEIRTLLNQKQNPGNYEINFDASDLSSGIYFYKLTYGNFISTKKMILLR; translated from the coding sequence ATGAAAAAAATATTTCAGATTATATATTTTATAAATCTCATACAAATTTTTGGCAACACAAATATTATAGAAAAAGACAATGAAATTTACTTTTCTGATAGAATCATTTTAAAATTCAAAGAAAGTTCATCACTATATAAAATTTCAAATTCTGTAATTCAAAAATTTCAAGAAAGTGAATTGACACAAACTTTTAAACTTTCCAAAGGAAATAATTCATCATCAAAAATTTTACAAAATATATTTACATTAAAATTTAAATCTCCATTTGATATTAATTTTGTTCTAAAAGAAATTTCATCTTTGCCGGAAATTGAATGGGCAGAACCTCATTATTTAAGCAAAATTGATTTTACACCAAATGATCCGTCTTTTCAAACTTCTCAGCATTATTTAAATGTGATTAAAGCCCAAGAGGCGTGGGATGTTAATACCGGAAGTGAAGAAATTATTATCGCAATTGTAGATACCGGAGTTGATTGGGAACATCCGGATTTATCAGCAAATATTTGGAATAATATGGATGAAATTGATAACAACGGAATTGATGATGATGGCAACGGATTTATTGATGATATCCACGGCTGGGATTTTGGCGGAGTTGAAGGAACTTCTGATAATAATCCCAAAGAAGATCGCGCAGATCATGGAACATTGGTTGCTGGATTGGCAAGCGCAGTTTCAAATAATGAAATTGGAATTGCATCTATTGGTTTTAAAAGTAAATTGTTGGCAGTAAAAACTGCCCAAGATAATATAAGAAGCGAATCCGGACTTGCTTTAGTAGCATATGGTTATGAAGGAATTATTTACGCAGCGGATAATGGTGCTAAAATAATTAATTGCAGTTGGGGAAGTAATAATTTTTCAAACGCGGCACAAGCGGTTATTGATTATGCAGTTTCGAAAGGTGCGCTGGTTGTTGCTGCTGCCGGAAATGATAATAACGATGCCGGTTTTTATCCGGCAAATTATAATGGAGTATTATCTGTTGCCGGAACCGATAATTCAGATATTAAGGCAAGCTGGTCAAATTATGGGACTAAGGTAGACGTTTGTGCGCCGGGCGTTAATGTTTATTCAACTTGGCAAGATGATCCGTTTTATATTTCAGCAGATGGTACTTCTTTGTCTTCGCCAATTACAGCGGGCTTGGCAGCGTTGGTTGCAAATCAATTTCCAACTTACACACCTTTGCAAATTGCCGAACAAATAAGAGTAAATTGTGACAATATTGATAATCTTAATTTATTATATAATTTTCAATTAGGTGCCGGAAGAATTAATGCATATAAATCCTTAACAAATACAAATTCAAAATCTGTCCGAATTTCAAATTTAAATTTTTCTGAAATTGGAGACGGAGATGGAATTTATGAATCGGGTGAAACAATTAATATAAGTCCCACATTTACAAATTATCTTACATCACTTGTTAGTTTAAATGTCAATCTCGAAACAGATAATTCAAATATCCAATTATTAAAAAGCGGCGGAAATATTGGCTCGATTGCCACTTTACAATCAACTCAAACAGAAAATGATTTTTTTTCAATTAATATAAATTCAGTTGCGGCAGAAAACATTGATATAAATTTGAAATTAACTTACACTGAAAATAACTATGAAGATTTTGAATGGATTACAATTTCGATAAATCCTACTTATGAAATCCAAACAAGTGAAAATTTATCTATAACTTTTACGAGCAATGGTTCAATTGGGTTTGATGATTATCCAACTAACTTAAAGGGAAATGGTTTAAGATATAAGGATGGACCAAATGTAATTTTCGAAAGTTCATTAATTTATGGAACTTCTTCAAACTCAATTGTGAGCAGCGCAAGAAATTCTGACGGAGATAAAGATTTAGATTTTTCTATAATCACACCAATAAAAGTTAATGTAAATAGTGATATTTCAGAAAAAGAAGGATATGCAGTTTTTAATGATGTTGTGGCTCAACCAAAAAGTTTGGGAATTGAAACCGAGTTTTACACATATTCTTTTTCGGAAGTTAATTCAGATTTTATGTTTGTTAGGTACACATTGTTTAATAAAACAAACGAAGAAATAAATAATTTTTATATCGGACAATATTGGGATTTTGATATTGACGATACAAGTTATGATGATGATATGATTGCGTACGATTCAACAAATAATTTTGGTTATGTATTTGATGATAATGCTGACCCCGTTTCAACTCATATCGGGCTTGCTATTTTATCGGATGGTCGAAAAAACTTTTTTGCAATGAATGATAAAGGAACAAATAATCCAACAATTTCTTGGGATGGTTTTACAGATGAAGAAAAATGGACTTCGCTTACAAACGGAATAAAATATAGTTCAACCGGACCGAATGATATTTCACTTGTAATATCAACCGGACCTTTTAATTTACAACCAAATGTAAAACATAATTTTGATTTTCTTATTGCAGCCGGAGATGATTTAACAAAGTTAACTCAAACTGTTATTTCAGCGAAACAAAAGTATGGAGAAGTTTTAACCTCAATTGATTTTACGGAAGAAACTGTGCCGGATAAACTTGAACTTTTTCAAAATTACCCGAATCCTTTTAACCCAACTACAATAATTAAATATTCAATTCCGAAAAACGAAAAACGTGAGACGTCAAATATCAAACTAATGGTTTATGATGTTTTAGGAAAAGAAATTAGAACTCTATTAAATCAGAAACAAAATCCGGGAAATTATGAAATTAATTTTGATGCTTCAGATTTATCATCCGGCATTTATTTTTATAAATTGACTTATGGTAATTTTATTTCAACAAAAAAAATGATTTTGTTACGCTAA
- a CDS encoding T9SS type A sorting domain-containing protein yields the protein MKIILIFILLTSQFLAQTVYEIPFASKGNEIELSIYNDSENNLSNVQISAKDFPSWINLKNIETEISLLNSKSEGIVSFKFDIDNEATVMEEKELKFEITGNDQNWSKEIRIVILPPEKFELNQNYPNPFNPTTTLSYTIPANNTLETSEVLLFIYDILGRQVTKLVDDFQRPGYYKVEWNASNLASGMYIYQLSMKNGNKTELLRKKMMLMK from the coding sequence ATGAAAATAATTTTAATTTTTATTTTATTAACAAGTCAATTTTTGGCACAAACAGTATATGAAATTCCATTTGCATCAAAAGGAAATGAAATAGAATTATCTATTTATAATGATTCTGAAAATAACTTAAGCAATGTTCAAATATCTGCAAAAGATTTTCCAAGCTGGATAAATTTAAAAAATATTGAAACTGAAATAAGTTTATTAAATTCTAAATCAGAAGGAATTGTTTCTTTTAAATTTGATATTGATAATGAAGCAACAGTAATGGAAGAAAAGGAATTAAAATTTGAGATAACAGGTAATGATCAAAATTGGAGCAAGGAAATAAGAATAGTAATTCTTCCACCGGAGAAATTTGAATTAAATCAAAATTATCCCAATCCGTTTAATCCAACCACAACATTAAGCTATACAATTCCGGCAAACAATACACTTGAAACATCAGAAGTTCTTTTATTTATATATGATATTTTAGGCAGACAAGTAACAAAATTAGTTGATGATTTTCAAAGACCAGGTTATTATAAAGTTGAATGGAATGCTTCAAATTTAGCAAGCGGAATGTATATCTATCAATTAAGCATGAAAAATGGAAATAAAACAGAGCTGTTAAGAAAGAAAATGATGTTGATGAAGTAG
- a CDS encoding PLP-dependent transferase, with product MSKNKNLHIESKCVHAGIKEYEHGPVVPPIYQTSTFKFESADHGGSLFAGEQKGYIYTRMLNPTIEAMEDAVAELEGGYKALGCASGMAAINTVFTALLKTGDHVVCSKSVYGPTSTLLATVFSKFNVEVTFVNTSDISKVENAIKSNTKIIYIETPGNPTLEVTDLEAVSKIAQENNALVVVDNTFMSPVLQQPFQFGVDIVLHSMTKFLNGHADVVAGIIIVKDEDTYKHFRKILNQVGGVIDPFNSFLVHRGLKTLSIRMQKHSENAIKIAEFLENHPKVEWVRFPGLKSFPNYEVAQKQHKAPGGMISFELKGGIESGKILMNSVKLCQLAVSLGGVETLIQHPASMTHLTMGKEARESAGITDGLVRLSVGIENADDIINDISQALEHI from the coding sequence TTGAGCAAAAATAAAAATTTACATATTGAATCAAAATGCGTTCATGCCGGAATAAAAGAATATGAACACGGACCGGTAGTTCCACCAATTTATCAAACATCAACATTTAAATTTGAATCTGCGGATCATGGCGGATCTTTATTTGCTGGTGAACAAAAAGGATACATCTATACTCGCATGCTTAATCCAACAATTGAAGCAATGGAAGACGCCGTTGCCGAGCTTGAAGGCGGTTATAAAGCTTTGGGTTGTGCAAGCGGAATGGCGGCAATAAATACTGTGTTTACAGCTTTATTAAAAACCGGCGATCATGTTGTATGTTCCAAATCAGTTTATGGTCCAACATCAACTTTGCTTGCAACGGTTTTCAGCAAATTTAATGTTGAAGTTACATTTGTAAATACTTCAGATATTTCCAAAGTTGAAAATGCAATAAAATCAAACACGAAAATTATTTATATAGAAACTCCCGGAAACCCAACTTTAGAAGTTACAGATCTTGAAGCAGTTTCAAAAATTGCTCAAGAAAATAATGCATTGGTTGTTGTTGATAACACTTTTATGAGTCCCGTATTGCAGCAGCCGTTTCAATTTGGAGTTGATATTGTTTTACATAGTATGACAAAATTTTTAAATGGTCACGCTGATGTAGTTGCAGGAATAATTATTGTTAAAGATGAAGATACATATAAACATTTTAGAAAAATACTGAATCAAGTTGGCGGAGTTATTGATCCATTTAATTCTTTTCTAGTACATCGCGGATTAAAAACTCTTTCTATTAGAATGCAAAAACATTCTGAGAATGCTATTAAAATTGCAGAATTTTTAGAAAATCATCCTAAAGTTGAATGGGTGAGATTTCCAGGATTAAAATCTTTTCCAAATTATGAAGTTGCACAAAAGCAGCACAAAGCTCCGGGTGGTATGATTTCGTTTGAACTTAAGGGCGGAATTGAATCCGGAAAAATATTAATGAATTCTGTAAAACTTTGCCAGCTTGCTGTTAGCTTAGGCGGAGTTGAAACTTTGATTCAACACCCGGCAAGTATGACGCATTTAACAATGGGAAAAGAAGCAAGAGAATCTGCCGGAATAACTGACGGATTAGTAAGACTTTCTGTTGGGATTGAAAATGCTGATGATATTATAAATGATATTTCTCAAGCATTAGAACATATATAA